The DNA region ccacccctcaTTACTCATTGCTTTTCGCATTGCATATACATCGTTGGCTAGTTTCGATTTCCTCTGTTTGGTTTGAATGCACATCAATGCCGCTTTGATGCTCAGTGTTTTAAATAGATCGTGTTGGCGATCACGCAGCTGACGTTTCGCAGACCTTATTTCCCCAATATCAGACCCCGAACACCCTCATACTCTGGGGCAGCTCTCGGTGGTCCAACTACCTGACATCCACCTGACTCCTCCGCCCACTGAGCGCCGAGGAGACAAACTGGTCACGGTCACTGTTGATCTGACACCTACCGTCAACCACTGCTCTCTTGCCACTGTCATCGGTTTGGCAGTGCGGTACCGGCTGGAGCAGACCCTGCCGCCCAACTACCGCTTTGATGTGAGAATGAAGGATGGCTCTCATGCCCAGGATGACCAAGTCAACAAGCAACTGGGTGACAAAGAGAGAGTCGCCGCGGCTCTGGAAAACGACACACTGAAAGGCATGCTCGACAAGATGCTCGAGACATGCGTGTAACTTGATGTGGAAATTCAAGGTCTCACACTTGCTGATGCGACTATATAT from Podospora pseudoanserina strain CBS 124.78 chromosome 1, whole genome shotgun sequence includes:
- a CDS encoding hypothetical protein (EggNog:ENOG503P312; BUSCO:EOG09264O3B; COG:S), with translation MREVDNANPSILNVSQLPSRSRKVTTPRQGPDSKCDNIVYSKRPWLCGSSSSEDEDLEEEYGEDPVDAQDIYDLISPISDPEHPHTLGQLSVVQLPDIHLTPPPTERRGDKLVTVTVDLTPTVNHCSLATVIGLAVRYRLEQTLPPNYRFDVRMKDGSHAQDDQVNKQLGDKERVAAALENDTLKGMLDKMLETCV